One region of Alosa sapidissima isolate fAloSap1 chromosome 1, fAloSap1.pri, whole genome shotgun sequence genomic DNA includes:
- the LOC121693727 gene encoding OCIA domain-containing protein 1-like has translation MSQASSSFTDSDSQENVAVSLDYIPTKEEKRVFRECNQESFWYRSVPISVISMAVTQALITRGALTSSTGFGSLPKVAFAGVCGYLGGKISYMKTCQEKFKNLSYSPLGEALRQRQRHVPLQFPQDQSEFVDPNKSTSEPMFQTERPFTSQKASYLYKEDPKRQGVRYEELRSRNRENYEITLTQKTDALLKSSSSHKSSKKYLYGDVWEE, from the exons ATGTCTCAAGCCTCATCGAGTTTTACGGACTCTGATAGTCAAGAGAATGTGGCAG TGAGTTTGGATTACATTCCAACAAAGGAGGAAAAAAGGGTCTTTAGAGAATGTAACCAAGAGAGTTTCTGGTACCGAT CCGTCCCAATATCAGTCATAAGCATGGCTGTCACTCAAGCCCTCATCACTAGAG gAGCCCTCACATCATCCACCGGGTTCGGATCCCTTCCCAAAGTAGCAT TTGCTGGTGTATGTGGATACTTAGGGGGTAAGATTTCCTACATGAAGACATGTCAGGAGAAGTTTAAAAATCTTTCATATTCCCCTCTTGGAGAAGCCCTTAGACAAAGGCAGCGTCATGTTCCATTGCA GTTTCCCCAGGACCAGTCTGAATTTGTAGACCCCAATAAGTCTACGTCTGAACCAATGTTCCAGACAGAACGTCCATTTACATCCCAGA AGGCTTCCTATCTGTATAAGGAGGATCCCAAGAGACAGGGTGTCCGTTATGAGGAGCTACGCAGCAGAAACCGAGAGAACTATGAGATTACATTGACACAGAAGACTGATGCTCTCCTCAAGTCCTCCTCAAgtcacaagtcaa